One Rhizobium sp. NRK18 genomic window carries:
- a CDS encoding SLC13 family permease: MDLAGFVQAHGAVICLVILAALFAAFVSEKLPASAVATIGASLIVALGLVTTDEALAVFSNSAVITICGMLILSASLVRTGVLEALAGYVVAAASSRPRSALAMMLGGSVLFSSLVNSTPVVIVLIPLMKNLASALGTNSKRLLIPLSYAAILGGTCTLIGTSTNLLVDSVGRQAGLPAFGIFDITPVGLITAAAGLTFMLLFGARLLPADRESDDDTIVRPDIITELRLRDTFASLGKRYGDISELKPRGVKIVAIYRNRVKLDQEDAATVAEAGDRLVLRTTAEELATLRTVEGVRVGLSVRGRFNPEDEILRVSIAPQSPAIGSTLPNATFFSRSAVTVVGASRFRNLAGPDLSGLILKPGDRLWVSGPKEELATLARDRSLIASESGLAPPFRRNKAILAILALVFVVVLAAFNVMPIVGLVIIAVGFLLLIRGLDAKDAWPAVNGEVVMLIFGMLVVGTAMEKSGAAQLIVDTLLPYLKGLSPFMVLIAFYVLISFLTEIISNAAVAILMGPIAVSAAEGLDLPPVALLVVVMFAASASFATPIGYQTNTLVYGAADYRFVDFLKIGVPMNIICGLASCTAIYFFFV; this comes from the coding sequence ATGGATCTGGCTGGCTTCGTCCAGGCGCATGGCGCCGTTATTTGCCTTGTCATTCTTGCCGCCCTGTTTGCCGCTTTCGTCTCGGAGAAATTGCCCGCTTCGGCAGTTGCGACGATCGGGGCGAGCCTGATCGTTGCCCTTGGTCTGGTGACGACAGATGAAGCGCTTGCCGTCTTCTCGAACAGTGCGGTCATCACGATCTGCGGCATGCTGATCCTCTCGGCCAGCCTCGTGCGGACCGGCGTGCTGGAAGCGTTGGCCGGGTATGTTGTTGCGGCCGCTTCAAGCCGACCCCGCAGCGCGCTGGCCATGATGCTTGGCGGTTCCGTCCTGTTTTCCTCCCTCGTCAACAGTACGCCGGTGGTGATTGTCCTCATTCCGCTGATGAAGAATCTCGCGTCCGCGCTCGGCACCAATTCCAAGCGATTGCTCATCCCCTTGTCCTACGCGGCGATCCTCGGCGGCACCTGCACGTTGATCGGGACCTCGACGAACCTTCTGGTCGACAGCGTCGGCAGGCAGGCCGGATTGCCGGCCTTCGGGATTTTCGACATCACGCCCGTGGGGCTGATCACGGCAGCCGCCGGTCTGACGTTCATGCTGCTTTTCGGTGCGCGGCTTCTGCCGGCGGACAGGGAGAGCGACGACGACACGATCGTGCGCCCGGACATCATCACCGAATTGCGTCTGCGCGATACCTTCGCGTCGCTCGGCAAGCGTTATGGCGATATTTCGGAGCTGAAGCCGCGCGGCGTCAAGATTGTCGCGATCTACCGCAACCGGGTGAAGCTCGATCAGGAGGACGCCGCGACGGTGGCGGAGGCCGGGGACCGTCTTGTGCTGCGGACAACGGCTGAGGAACTCGCCACGCTGCGCACCGTCGAAGGTGTGCGCGTCGGGCTCAGCGTGCGTGGCCGGTTCAATCCCGAAGACGAGATCCTGCGCGTGAGCATAGCGCCGCAAAGTCCGGCCATCGGATCGACGCTGCCGAATGCAACCTTCTTTTCCCGCTCGGCTGTCACGGTCGTCGGCGCCAGCCGCTTCCGCAATCTCGCCGGCCCGGACCTGTCGGGCCTGATCCTGAAACCAGGCGACCGGCTTTGGGTCAGCGGTCCGAAGGAGGAGCTTGCGACGCTTGCGCGCGACCGGTCTCTGATCGCGTCCGAAAGCGGGCTGGCTCCGCCTTTCCGTCGCAACAAGGCAATTCTCGCCATCCTTGCCCTGGTCTTCGTCGTCGTGCTGGCCGCATTCAATGTGATGCCGATCGTGGGGCTGGTCATCATCGCGGTCGGTTTTCTGCTCCTCATCCGCGGCCTGGACGCAAAGGATGCATGGCCCGCCGTCAACGGCGAGGTGGTCATGCTGATCTTCGGCATGCTTGTGGTGGGGACTGCGATGGAAAAATCCGGCGCGGCGCAGCTGATCGTCGACACCCTGTTGCCGTATCTGAAGGGCCTGTCGCCTTTCATGGTGCTGATCGCCTTTTATGTCCTGATTTCATTCCTGACCGAGATCATCTCGAATGCCGCGGTCGCCATCCTGATGGGCCCGATCGCGGTGTCGGCGGCGGAAGGATTGGACCTGCCGCCGGTCGCGCTCCTGGTGGTCGTGATGTTTGCCGCCAGCGCCAGCTTCGCCACGCCCATCGGCTACCAGACCAACACGCTCGTCTATGGCGCGGCCGACTATCGCTTTGTCGATTTCCTGAAGATCGGTGTCCCCATGAACATCATCTGCGGTCTGGCCTCCTGCACGGCGATCTATTTCTT